The Aulosira sp. FACHB-615 genome contains the following window.
AGAATATAAGAATGAAAGGAAGATACCAATACCAAAACTAAAACTAAATGTAAATAATTTGCTTCTGCGGCGAGTTCTTATTGTGGCATTGGCATTCTTTAGGATGCTTGCAGCTTCAACAGATCGCAAATACGCAGTCTCTCGCTCCGCTTCCAACCAGTTTGCTAGGCAAGACCAGTTTTGTACAAGAGCCTCATGGATAATCTCAACCTGGGTGTCCTCTAATGTATTGCCTTGTGTTAAGCGTACTAGCCGCGCTTGAACCAACTTATCCAATACCCGATCAACGTCATCGTGTTTTTCCCCTATCTGGTATAGTGTTTTAAACTGGATACGATTACTGGTAACTTCTTGCCCCTTGATAGGTTGAACAATTTGCAGCAGCATACGTTTAACTATCATCTGCTCTTCAGGAATTAACTTCTCGTAAAACTCATCAGCACTACGAGTCAGTGCCTGACGGCCTCCACCCAAAAGTTGATAAGTTTCCCAGGTAACTCGATTGCGCTCTCGGTTATCCCACAACTTCAGCAAAGTAAACTGCAAAAGTGGCAATGCTATTGGTTCGCCCAACACATCCTTAAGCAAAGCCTCAACTAGACCTTCTTCAAATTTCAAACCCACTAACTCAGCAGGTTTTTCAATCGCCTCTCTTAGTTCGCTAACATCTAATGCTGTTATCAGTATCTGAGCCTGTTCAAATAAATCCTGGAACATCGAAACCTGTGCTATTTGACCCTTAAAGTCGGCTTGCATTGTAAGGATGACAATGTTTCGGTTATCTGGCGAGTGAATAAAGTCTATTATGTTTTCTATGAAAGTTTGGCGAACATTCTCATCACGGCATAGCGTGAACACATCCTCGAACTGATCCACGATGAGAACACTGGGTGTATTACCCAAGCCATTGGTTAGTTTGGTTAAATGATTGCGATCTTTGTGAAAGTTCTCTACTTGCTGCTGAAGCCATTCACTATCATTAACACCAAGAGGTTGAGTAATCCGGGCGAGGTTTTCTAATGGATTAACTCCTGGTACTATTGGCGAGTAATAGTGCCAGTTATCGCTACCCGACAGCACACCAGCTTTCAAGCTTGGCAACAGTCCGCCTAAAACGACTGATGACTTACCACTGCCAGAAGAACCGACCACGGCTAATAGACGGTTTTCTTTAAGGTGATTAACCAGTTTCTCTAAAAGACGTTGGCGACCGTAGAAAAGGCTTGACTTTTCCTCTCGAAATGCTTCCAACCCCAAGTAAGGGCATAGCGTGTCATCCAGTTCTGGAGCTAATGTTGGATCAAATTCAGCTAATGTAGCATCAGGTGGTTCGTGTCCAGCACGGTACAATATGGCCGTCCAGTAATCTAATAAACTTTGGCTGGCCCATCGGTCTTCGTCAGTATCGAGTAGCGCACCAGTAGCTCGCCCTTGACAAATAAATGTTTCTATCTCTTTTAGCAACTCAGATGTACTACCACTTTCACGATGGCGTTTCAGGAGTTCACTGTGAGCAGCTCGTAGAGATGCCAACGAAGCAAAGCTGCTTACGGTATTGTCAGAGGTAAGAGAAATACTAAATTCACTCATTCAATCAACCTCAGCACAGATACTAATGGTTCACCAACTATCCGCAAATTCCCGCACAATCGCTTCAGATCCATATCAACTCGAAAGAAGCGATCGCCTGCACGTCGGCGGTAGCTTCGGAAGTATCGTTTGACTTTAACTGGATTTTTTGATGCGATCGCACTATCCAAATTCTCACTATCTTGCTGAAACATTAACGCCCATTCGTCTATGCTGCTGCTGTAGAGTGATTCTGCCATTGCTTTCAGATCAGGCCAAGACAGTTCAAGTTCAAAAATATCTTGTTCAATATTGGCTTCAATCCGGCGTAATTCTAAATCGAGTTCTTGCCAGTCGTTGTGACTGTGAACGAGAATAGTTAAGCTATGTTCTAGGCTGGCCAGAGCCTCAACACCGTCATTGAATTGGCTGGCTTTGTCTGCATCAAGTTCACAATGTGTTAAATTGTCTCGCACGCAAGTTAGTGCTTTCACCAGAGCAGGTAGCCTTAAGACCCGTGCTGCGATATTCAGACTAGTATTAATTCGTGAAGGTTGGATGGCCAGCACTCGGTTGATGAGCCATACAGCCCTTTTGATCTGTCTTGTGTCAAGGTTTTCAATCCCACCGTGTAACTCTTCAGTAGCTTGCACAAGGTCTTTGAGCCAAAGAAGTTCGTTTTTAGCTAGGGTTCCCCGAAGCGCGATTTCTTGTATGTCAGTGACAATTTGCTGAAGTGTTAGCTGATGATCCATGAGGATGTCTAAGGCTGTTTCATCATCTGGAAATCGTTTTGCCTCCTGAACAATACCGCCATAGCATTGGAACTCCAGCGTATGTAACAAGTCATGCAAATCTTTGTAATTGACTAAAACATCGATTTGTTCGCACACAGCTTGAAAATCGGTGCGGAAAGCAAAGACAGCAGCACGCACTTGAGGTACTGCCATTAATTCAGTCAACGCATATAAGCCGCTACGAACAGATTGGCTGT
Protein-coding sequences here:
- a CDS encoding WD40 repeat domain-containing protein, with protein sequence MSEFSISLTSDNTVSSFASLASLRAAHSELLKRHRESGSTSELLKEIETFICQGRATGALLDTDEDRWASQSLLDYWTAILYRAGHEPPDATLAEFDPTLAPELDDTLCPYLGLEAFREEKSSLFYGRQRLLEKLVNHLKENRLLAVVGSSGSGKSSVVLGGLLPSLKAGVLSGSDNWHYYSPIVPGVNPLENLARITQPLGVNDSEWLQQQVENFHKDRNHLTKLTNGLGNTPSVLIVDQFEDVFTLCRDENVRQTFIENIIDFIHSPDNRNIVILTMQADFKGQIAQVSMFQDLFEQAQILITALDVSELREAIEKPAELVGLKFEEGLVEALLKDVLGEPIALPLLQFTLLKLWDNRERNRVTWETYQLLGGGRQALTRSADEFYEKLIPEEQMIVKRMLLQIVQPIKGQEVTSNRIQFKTLYQIGEKHDDVDRVLDKLVQARLVRLTQGNTLEDTQVEIIHEALVQNWSCLANWLEAERETAYLRSVEAASILKNANATIRTRRRSKLFTFSFSFGIGIFLSFLYSWTTSPKFFQSHFQSQLKDFTGITFSPDKKLAVITFKDGTARLWNIEGEKLADFGHVDGNKSIVFNAVCNFLSNLTPNPFPCREGEQDSKPLSASGRGLERGFKNKLHIALFSPDSKFIATISKNKTIRLWNLQGQELTTFNSPEGQVTDLVFSPDGQLITTTSGDKTIRLWNLQGQELTTFNSPGGQITNLMFSPDSKLITTTSGDKTIRLWNLQGQELTTFNSPEGQVTNLVFSPNSKLIATTSEDKTIRLWNLQGQELTTFNSPEGQVTNLAFSSNGKLIATTSENKTIRLWDLQGNNIAEFPHGNTGKNRLQLEGIDKH